The genomic interval AGGCCTGCGACCAGCCCAGCAGGCCCGCCAGGCCCTGCCAGGGCCCATCCACCACCGCCCATACGAAGAGATCACGCCCCGCCCAATGAGCAATCTCCTGGATCCAGGACGAGTGGGGCGCCGGCTCAACGGGCGCGATCAGGGGTGGGCTGTCGCCGGCGGCAGACCCCGCCGGCGGCCACGCAGCCGCTACCGCCCGCGGACCTGGCGGCGGGAGCGATGGGACCGGCACGCCCACCATGTCCGCACCCAGGAGGCGCAGGGCCTCCTCTTCCGCCTGCCAGCGGCCGGGCCCGCCGGCAGGGAGAGGACGTGCGTGCCCTCCCAGCAGGGCCCGGACCAGCACTCCCGCCATCCGGAACTCCCCCCGGGGCACGCGATCGGGCGGCCGGCCCTCAAGGGCCTCCCGCACCCGCCGGTAACCGGTCATTCCCTCCCGGCCAGCATCTCTCGGGCCCGCCACAGCTCGTCACCTTCCGGAGAAAGAATGGGGACCCGCGCCCCTTCCTTGAGCAGCCAGTTTCCTTCCGGCACCACACGCCCGACCACCGCCGCCCGGATACCCGCCCCGCCCAGAGCACCCAGCAGCGGCCCCGGGTCGGGCACTGCCACCAGGAGTGAACCGCTGGAAACCAGACGCAGGGGGTCCACCGACAGAGCCCGGCAGATGGCATCCACCTCGGGCGGGACGGGGACCTCCTCGGCCCGGATTTCCACACCCAGCCCGGCGGCGTATGCCATTTCCCAGGCCGCTCCCAGAACGCCACCCTCGGTCACGTCGTGCATGGCGGTAGCCCCGCACCCCACGGCCACCTTCGCCTCGGGCAAAACGCTCAATGAGTCAAACAGGGACCGCGCCCGGTCGATGACATCCGCCGGGACCAGAGCGGACAGCCGGGCGGGGAAATCCACAGCCAGTACGGCAGCCCCTTCGATCCCCGCCCCCTTGGTGAGCACCAGGGCATCGCCCGCCTGCGGCCCCTCGGGCAACCGGCAACCGGGCCAGGGCTGCCCCAGGGCGGCAACACATACAAGGGGCAAGGGGAGGCCGGGCACCAGCTCCGTGTGCCCCCCGGCGATGGCCACCTTCAACTTCCGGCAGGCGGCGTCAGCCTCGGCCATGAACCGGGCCACGTACTCTTCTCCCAGTTCGAGGGGAACCAGCAGGGTGATGCCCACGGCCACCGGCTCGGCCCCGGCAGCGGCCAGGTCGTTGCACGCCACGTAGATGCATAGCTCGCCCGTGCGGGTGCTGCTGCCGGTGATGGGATCCACCGAAAAGACACACATCCCGCCCCCCAGCCGCAGGACGGCGGCATCCACACCGATGCCCGCACCCCGGATGACCTCCGGCCGCCGGGCGCCCTGATGGGCGAGCACCATCTTCTCCAGGATCACCGGAGGGAGCTTACCCCCCGGCGCCCTCGCTGTTTTCTGCCTTTCCACGAAATCAGCCTCCGGATCTAGCGGTGATGAGGCCCAGGAGAAGCCTTCCCGCCTCCCGGCAGTTACGGGCCAGCAAATCCAGGGTGGAAGGGTCAGCCCCGTCCACATGGACGCCCGCCACTCCCACCACCGGCGAGCACGTCACCCGCGCCAGCTCGTCGGCCAGGGGACGGATCACCTCTTCCTCCTTGTGGGCCGGCAGGTTGATCACCGAGGAGGTGCAGCTCGACCTCTCCGGGTCGGCCAGGCTGGGTCGCGGCACGCTCACCACCACGGTGCCCACGTGGGTGCGGTCGCCCCCGAACAGCCCCACCACGTAGCCGTCGTCGGTGGCCCAGGCCCGGGCCTGCACCCGCAGGTGCCCTTCACCCGCCCGCGCCTCCCACTCCCGCAGGCGCCCCTCCGCCGCCCCCGCCTCGCGCTCCCACCATCCGCCCCCGCTCGTGCCTGCTTCGTGCTGCGGCCGGGCGGCAGCCTCCTCGCGCTGCTCCGCTTCACCCTGGCCTTCCCAGCGCGGGCTCAACCGGTGGGATATACCCAGGTGATCCAGGATCCGTGCCACGGTATGGTCGACCAGGTCGGCCGGGGAGGCAGGATGGCAGTAAAAGGCGGGCATGGGGGGAAGGACCACCACTCCCAGTCGCGCCAGCCGCAACAGGTTCCCCAGGTGAACGGCACTGAGCGGGGTCTCCCGGGGAACCACGATGAGCCGCCGCCGCTCCTTCAGGCACACGTCGGCCGCCCGGACGATGAGATCGGCGGAGTAGCCGTGGGCGATGGCCGCCGCCGTCTTCATGCTGCAGGGGGCGATGACCATCCCGTCTACGGGGAAGCTTCCACTCGCCACCGGCGCGCCCAGGTCGTCGGGGCTGTGGGTATGGGTGGCCATCCCCCTCAGCCCGTCAGGGGGAAGCCCCGTCTCCAGGCGCACGGTCTCCCATCCCCACCGGCTGACGATGAGGTGGGTTTCCCTTCCCGCCTCCCGCAGGACTTCCAGGAGGCGGACGCCGTACACCGCCCCCGAAGCTCCCGTGATGGCCACTATGACCCGCGCCATCTCTGCCACCATCAGTACCGCTGCCAGAGGGCCCGGGCCCGTTCCCGCGACCGGGCCAGGATGGCCTCTTCATCCACGGCCTGGAACTCACCACCGCGCACGAGGATGCGCCCCCCCACCATCACGGTGTCCACGGCCGACCCCGGCACCCCGTATGTGAGGTGACCCATGTAGTTGGTCTCGTCCAGGGG from Bacillota bacterium carries:
- a CDS encoding AIR synthase family protein, which encodes MERQKTARAPGGKLPPVILEKMVLAHQGARRPEVIRGAGIGVDAAVLRLGGGMCVFSVDPITGSSTRTGELCIYVACNDLAAAGAEPVAVGITLLVPLELGEEYVARFMAEADAACRKLKVAIAGGHTELVPGLPLPLVCVAALGQPWPGCRLPEGPQAGDALVLTKGAGIEGAAVLAVDFPARLSALVPADVIDRARSLFDSLSVLPEAKVAVGCGATAMHDVTEGGVLGAAWEMAYAAGLGVEIRAEEVPVPPEVDAICRALSVDPLRLVSSGSLLVAVPDPGPLLGALGGAGIRAAVVGRVVPEGNWLLKEGARVPILSPEGDELWRAREMLAGRE